CAGTTCTGGTTATAGACGATATGGGGAGATATGTCATAAGCCTTCTTTCGGGACATCTTGGTGGAGCTAATTATATGGCGACCGAGATAGCCGGATATCTTAAGGAATCCATTGCTATAATAACCACTGCATCAGATTCCAGAGGTTTTGAGTCCTTGGATTTGTATGCTAAAAGACGAGAGTTTAAAATACTAAAATCCGAAAATTTGACTGCAGTTTCATCTGCCATGGTAGATGGTAGAGAGCTGGCAGTGTACTCTGAAATAGACCCGGATCTGGATTATGGAAATATTGTTTTGATCGGAAAAGAAGAACTTTTTAAAGATGAAAACAGAGTCAAAATTGCAATAAGCAGCGAAGTACTGGACTTGAGTAAATTATCACTACAACTTATTCCTAAAATATTATACCTTGGAATAGGATGCCGAAGGGGAGTAAAATCCAAGGTAATAATTGAATTGATAGAAGAAGTGTTTGAAAAACATGGACTTTATACCGATGCAATCGCAGGAATTTCGTCTATAGAACTAAAATCCGATGAAACAGGAATCCTAGAAGCAGCTGAGTATTTTAATGTGCAGCCCAGGTTTTACTCTGCAGAGGAAATTCAAACTGTAGAGGGAGAGTTTAAAGGTTCGGAATTTGTAAGAAAGATTACAGGTGTAGGCGCAGTGGCGGAACCTTCAGCGTTTTTAAGTGGTGGAGAGATATTGGTTGAAAGAGTGGCAAAAAACGATGTTACAATTGCAGTTGCGATAAAACGCTGACACTCAGTATACCAAGGTATTATTATATAGGAATAATTTGAAGTGTATCATCAGCTGCAACTGTGCTTAGCTTTATAGATTATAATA
The sequence above is a segment of the Peptoniphilaceae bacterium AMB_02 genome. Coding sequences within it:
- a CDS encoding cobalt-precorrin 5A hydrolase is translated as MISVLSFSKSGEEIAQKIINVNADAVLYKSSEGKIRDKMEEIWNNSDAIIFISATGIAVRYIAPFIKHKSVDPAVLVIDDMGRYVISLLSGHLGGANYMATEIAGYLKESIAIITTASDSRGFESLDLYAKRREFKILKSENLTAVSSAMVDGRELAVYSEIDPDLDYGNIVLIGKEELFKDENRVKIAISSEVLDLSKLSLQLIPKILYLGIGCRRGVKSKVIIELIEEVFEKHGLYTDAIAGISSIELKSDETGILEAAEYFNVQPRFYSAEEIQTVEGEFKGSEFVRKITGVGAVAEPSAFLSGGEILVERVAKNDVTIAVAIKR